A window of the Helianthus annuus cultivar XRQ/B chromosome 4, HanXRQr2.0-SUNRISE, whole genome shotgun sequence genome harbors these coding sequences:
- the LOC110886779 gene encoding uncharacterized protein LOC110886779, which produces MDPCPFVRLVVGSLALKFSGNPPLPSTTYYCKIKLNNSPTQIADVPYCPDNTTQVSDQVQTCFSFKKSEFEKLSNGCLKIEVYSGRSGNPICGVGSGKLLGVVSVALDSDDNWVLQNGWVGLGDKKKSVQLHLNVWVEPDPRFVFEFEDEPECSPQVFQVNGNVRQAVFSCKFSFRDSNEAAKWTKDKVKPVKERKGWSITIHDLSGSPVAMASMVTPFVPSNGSDDVRRSNPGAWLILRPGHNTWKPWGRLEAWRESTNLGYRFEVLPDAGIEAITLSSSTISSKHGGKFTIDIGNGWGSPMTTPSGSFDSSGSEDIWMYQGGFVMSSKVGGRPEVEIGVQHVTCTEDAAAFVALAAAVDLSVDACQPFSRKLRKELRQ; this is translated from the coding sequence ATGGATCCATGTCCTTTCGTGCGACTCGTAGTCGGGAGTCTAGCTTTGAAGTTTTCCGGTAATCCTCCTCTGCCCTCGACGACCTATTACTGCAAGATCAAACTCAACAACTCACCAACACAGATCGCAGATGTCCCCTATTGCCCCGATAATACTACACAAGTAAGCGATCAGGTTCAAACCTGCTTCAGTTTCAAAAAGTCAGAATTCGAAAAGCTATCCAACGGGTGCTTGAAGATCGAAGTTTATTCGGGTAGGAGCGGAAACCCGATTTGTGGTGTCGGATCTGGTAAGCTTCTCGGGGTTGTATCAGTCGCTTTGGACTCAGACGATAACTGGGTGCTTCAGAACGGCTGGGTGGGTCTCGGTGATAAGAAGAAATCGGTTCAGTTGCATTTGAACGTGTGGGTTGAACCCGACCCGAGATTTGTCTTCGAGTTTGAAGATGAACCCGAGTGTAGCCCACAAGTTTTTCAAGTCAACGGGAACGTCCGTCAAGCAGTTTTTAGTTGCAAATTCAGTTTCAGAGACAGCAATGAAGCAGCAAAGTGGACCAAAGATAAAGTAAAACCGGTGAAAGAGCGGAAAGGATGGTCGATTACTATCCATGATCTGTCCGGTTCACCGGTAGCCATGGCTTCCATGGTGACACCGTTTGTCCCGTCAAACGGGTCAGACGATGTCCGCCGGTCGAACCCGGGCGCATGGCTCATACTTCGACCGGGTCACAACACATGGAAGCCGTGGGGCCGGTTGGAGGCGTGGAGGGAGTCTACCAACTTGGGCTACCGGTTTGAGGTGCTACCAGACGCCGGGATTGAGGCGATAACATTATCCAGCTCCACCATCAGTTCGAAACATGGTGGGAAATTCACCATAGACATTGGGAACGGGTGGGGTTCGCCGATGACGACCCCAAGCGGGAGTTTTGACTCCTCCGGGTCGGAAGACATATGGATGTACCAGGGGGGGTTTGTGATGTCGTCGAAGGTGGGTGGAAGGCCGGAGGTGGAGATCGGGGTTCAGCACGTGACGTGCACGGAGGATGCTGCAGCTTTTGTGGCTTTGGCTGCGGCGGTGGATTTGAGTGT